A window of Mytilus edulis chromosome 10, xbMytEdul2.2, whole genome shotgun sequence contains these coding sequences:
- the LOC139492777 gene encoding GTPase IMAP family member 4-like — protein sequence MSYFILLSTRIALIGISGAGKSTIGNTLLGRKKFETSPAAESVTLKCDTAEAVLESGRKIKVADTPGVYDTENVHMVDEVIKFLEFLSPGPHAFLIVLTPNRISKRDVNILDEVQTLFRDDPLFFRFAILVFVRKSDIIGDYGCSEDIHEYIKDHTNRDILNLYEKCGERAIAVENRQPWEGRNVEAIEIMKEIDKLDGVYFHELFDRAIQNEELRSKVTYLKKKSETKNMCLIS from the coding sequence atgtcatattttattcttttaagtACTAGAATAGCTTTGATTGGTATCAGTGGAGCTGGCAAAAGTACAATCGGAAATACATTACTCGGCAGGAAAAAATTTGAAACATCTCCTGCTGCAGAATCTGTTACTTTAAAATGTGACACAGCTGAAGCTGTCTTAGAGTCTGGTAGAAAAATAAAGGTAGCTGACACTCCTGGTGTTTATGATACAGAAAACGTTCATATGGTTGATGAAGTGATAAAGTTTCTTGAATTTCTTTCTCCTGGTCCACATGCATTTTTAATCGTACTAACTCCAAACAGAATATCGAAAAGAGACGTTAATATATTAGATGAAGTGCAAACATTATTTCGGGACGACCCACTATTTTTCCGGTTTGCAATACTTGTTTTCGTAAGAAAGAGTGATATAATCGGTGATTATGGGTGTTCCGAAGATATTCATGAATATATCAAAGATCACACAAATAGAGACATTCTGAACCTGTATGAAAAATGTGGAGAAAGAGCTATAGCTGTGGAAAATAGACAACCATGGGAAGGACGAAACGTTGAGGCAATTGAAATAATGAAAGAAATAGATAAATTAGATGGGGTTTACTTTCATGAACTTTTCGATAGAGCAATCCAGAATGAAGAATTAAGGTCGAAAGTGacatatttgaaaaagaaaagcGAGACGAAAAACATGTGTTTAATTTCATGA